A portion of the Pleuronectes platessa chromosome 15, fPlePla1.1, whole genome shotgun sequence genome contains these proteins:
- the LOC128457421 gene encoding GTPase activating protein homolog 4: protein MQQPDVVMSLRIELLRANKKIMALKYGTESLRERMWQLENQLKDRDDVIKMAVEKEKDKEKEKEKEVETEMEKEKQKQKEIQALKEKVEQLENQLKDKDDMIKMAVEKEKEKETETETEKEKEKEKEIQLLKEKVEQ from the coding sequence ATGCAGCAACCAGATGTTGTGATGAGCCTCAGGATCGAACTCCTCCGAGCCAACAAGAAGATCATGGCTCTTAAATATGGAACCGAGTCTCTGAGGGAGAGGatgtggcagctggaaaaccagcttaaagacagagatgatgtcataaagatggcggtggagaaggagaaggacaaggagaaagagaaggagaaggaggtggagacggagatggagaaggagaagcagaagcagaaggagatccaggctctgaaggagaaggtagagcagctggaaaaccaactgaaagacaaagatgatatgataaagatggcggtggagaaggagaaggagaaggagacggagacggagacggagaaggagaaggagaaggagaaggagatccagCTCCTGAAGGAGAAGGTTGAGCAGtag